Proteins encoded within one genomic window of Gadus chalcogrammus isolate NIFS_2021 chromosome 6, NIFS_Gcha_1.0, whole genome shotgun sequence:
- the asphd2 gene encoding aspartate beta-hydroxylase domain-containing protein 2: MEWSLGRVRELVADGMQSIRDCESSAVGTAACLLLLFLWYCYRVGREHGSSPLRGRYGAESGHLRAGVLGGAEAAGGAKAPPGSLDEQNGLAYCQSAECFRCTAPGEGLNQRLYHSLQEYAKRYTWSGMGRVHKGVRDQGRYLSSRPTIQRPEVFFLPDLPSAPFFSRDAQKHDVELLERSFPALLAEFGNVYNQPPVRSGSPLPPGWKANSTPHGQWWTYYLVNQGTPLALNARRCPRAWRVLGQLRTFIANNVFGNACFSVLSPGALISEHYGPTNVRLRCHLGLRVPSACELVVGGEPQCWSEGSCLLFDDSFLHRAFHEGIAEDGPRVVFMVDLWHPNVAAAERQALDYIFTPGR, encoded by the exons aTGGAGTGGTCACTGGGAAGGGTGCGGGAGCTGGTGGCCGACGGGATGCAGTCCATACGGGACTGCGAGTCGAGCGCTGTGGGCACGGCGGcctgcctgctgctgctcttcctgTGGTACTGCTACCGGGTGGGCCGGGAGCACGGCTCCAGCCCCCTGCGCGGCCGCTACGGCGCCGAGTCCGGCCACCTACGGGCCGGCGTCCTGGGCGGCGCGGAGGCGGCGGGCGGGGCCAAGGCGCCGCCGGGCTCGCTGGACGAGCAGAACGGTCTGGCCTACTGCCAGTCGGCCGAGTGCTTCCGCTGCACCGCCCCCGGCGAGGGCCTGAACCAGCGGCTGTACCACAGCCTCCAGGAGTACGCCAAGCGCTACACCTGGTCGGGCATGGGCCGTGTGCACAAGGGGGTGCGCGACCAGGGCCGGTACCTCTCCAGCCGGCCCACCATCCAGCGGCCCGAGGTGTTCTTCCTGCCCGACCTGCCCTCCGCCCCCTTCTTCTCCCGCGACGCCCAGAAGCACGACGTGGAGCTGCTGGAGCGCAGCTTCCCCGCCCTGCTGGCCGAGTTCGGGAACGTGTACAACCAGCCCCCCGTCCGCAGCggctcccccctgccccccggcTGGAAGGCCAACAGCACCCCCCACGGCCAGTGGTGGACCTACTACCTGGTGAACCAGGGCACGCCGCTGGCGCTCAACGCCCGGAGGTGCCCCCGCGCCTGGAGGGTGCTGGGGCAGCTGCGCACCTTCATCGCTAACAACGTGTTCGGGAACGCCTGCTTCTCGGTGCTGTCGCCCGGCGCCCTGATCTCGGAGCACTACGGGCCCACCAACGTGCGGCTGCGCTGCCACCTGG GTCTCCGCGTGCCCTCTGCCTGCGAGCTGGTGGTCGGGGGGGAGCCGCAGTGCTGGTCCGAGGGGAGCTGCCTGCTCTTTGACGACTCCTTCCTCCACCGAGCCTTCCACGAGG GCATTGCAGAGGACGGCCCCCGGGTGGTCTTCATGGTGGATCTCTGGCATCCCAACGTGGCCGCGGCTGAGCGGCAAGCACTGGACTACATTTTCACCCCGGGTCGCTGA
- the cabp1a gene encoding calcium-binding protein 1a isoform X3: protein MGNGLESLLMKCCKSTNQILRSLSVHSDVCDRELRPEELDELRDAFKEFDKDKDGFISCKDLGNCMRTMGYMPTEMELIELSQQINMNLGGHVDFEDFVELMGPKLLAETADMIGIKELKEAFREFDTNGDGAISLSELREAMKKLLGQQQVCPKDLEDILRDVDLNGDGLVDFEEFVRMMSR from the exons atgggAAACGGGCTAGAATCTCTCCTCATGAAG TGTTGCAAGTCTACAAATCAAATCCTCCGTTCATTGTCAGTTCACAGTGACGTTTGC GACcgagagctgaggccagaggaACTGGACG AGTTGCGGGATGCTTTCAAAGAGTTCGATAAGGACAAAGATGGCTTCATCAGCTGTAAAGACCTCGGGAACTGCATGAGGACCATGGGATACATGCCCACCGAGATGGAGCTCATCGAACTGAGCCAGCAAATCAACATGAATC TGGGTGGACATGTGGATTTTGAAGATTTTGTGGAGTTAATGGGACCCAAACTTCTGGCTGAGACCGCTGATATGATCGGTATAAAGGAGTTGAAGGAGGCCTTCAGAGAG TTTGACACCAACGGGGACGGGGCAATAAGCCTCTCTGAACTGAGAGAGGCAATGAAGAAGCTGCTAGGTCAACAG CAGGTGTGTCCTAAAGACTTGGAAGACATACTCAGAGATGTGGACCTGAATGGAGATGGGCTGGTTGACTTCGAAG AGTTCGTCCGGATGATGTCTCGATAG
- the cabp1a gene encoding calcium-binding protein 1a isoform X1 — MGNGLESLLMKCCKSTNQILRSLSVHSDVCDRELRPEELDELRDAFKEFDKDKDGFISCKDLGNCMRTMGYMPTEMELIELSQQINMNLGGHVDFEDFVELMGPKLLAETADMIGIKELKEAFREFDTNGDGAISLSELREAMKKLLGQQQVCPKDLEDILRDVDLNGDGLVDFEGKLSYLSSQWSVKVLHICSSS, encoded by the exons atgggAAACGGGCTAGAATCTCTCCTCATGAAG TGTTGCAAGTCTACAAATCAAATCCTCCGTTCATTGTCAGTTCACAGTGACGTTTGC GACcgagagctgaggccagaggaACTGGACG AGTTGCGGGATGCTTTCAAAGAGTTCGATAAGGACAAAGATGGCTTCATCAGCTGTAAAGACCTCGGGAACTGCATGAGGACCATGGGATACATGCCCACCGAGATGGAGCTCATCGAACTGAGCCAGCAAATCAACATGAATC TGGGTGGACATGTGGATTTTGAAGATTTTGTGGAGTTAATGGGACCCAAACTTCTGGCTGAGACCGCTGATATGATCGGTATAAAGGAGTTGAAGGAGGCCTTCAGAGAG TTTGACACCAACGGGGACGGGGCAATAAGCCTCTCTGAACTGAGAGAGGCAATGAAGAAGCTGCTAGGTCAACAG CAGGTGTGTCCTAAAGACTTGGAAGACATACTCAGAGATGTGGACCTGAATGGAGATGGGCTGGTTGACTTCGAAGGTAAACTCTCTTATCTTTCCTCCCAGTGGTCAGTAAAAGTCctccatatttgtagttcttcaTGA
- the cabp1a gene encoding calcium-binding protein 1a isoform X2: MGNGLESLLMKCCKSTNQILRSLSVHSDVCDRELRPEELDELRDAFKEFDKDKDGFISCKDLGNCMRTMGYMPTEMELIELSQQINMNLGGHVDFEDFVELMGPKLLAETADMIGIKELKEAFREFDTNGDGAISLSELREAMKKLLGQQVCPKDLEDILRDVDLNGDGLVDFEGKLSYLSSQWSVKVLHICSSS; this comes from the exons atgggAAACGGGCTAGAATCTCTCCTCATGAAG TGTTGCAAGTCTACAAATCAAATCCTCCGTTCATTGTCAGTTCACAGTGACGTTTGC GACcgagagctgaggccagaggaACTGGACG AGTTGCGGGATGCTTTCAAAGAGTTCGATAAGGACAAAGATGGCTTCATCAGCTGTAAAGACCTCGGGAACTGCATGAGGACCATGGGATACATGCCCACCGAGATGGAGCTCATCGAACTGAGCCAGCAAATCAACATGAATC TGGGTGGACATGTGGATTTTGAAGATTTTGTGGAGTTAATGGGACCCAAACTTCTGGCTGAGACCGCTGATATGATCGGTATAAAGGAGTTGAAGGAGGCCTTCAGAGAG TTTGACACCAACGGGGACGGGGCAATAAGCCTCTCTGAACTGAGAGAGGCAATGAAGAAGCTGCTAGGTCAACAG GTGTGTCCTAAAGACTTGGAAGACATACTCAGAGATGTGGACCTGAATGGAGATGGGCTGGTTGACTTCGAAGGTAAACTCTCTTATCTTTCCTCCCAGTGGTCAGTAAAAGTCctccatatttgtagttcttcaTGA
- the cabp1a gene encoding calcium-binding protein 1a isoform X4 yields the protein MGNGLESLLMKCCKSTNQILRSLSVHSDVCDRELRPEELDELRDAFKEFDKDKDGFISCKDLGNCMRTMGYMPTEMELIELSQQINMNLGGHVDFEDFVELMGPKLLAETADMIGIKELKEAFREFDTNGDGAISLSELREAMKKLLGQQVCPKDLEDILRDVDLNGDGLVDFEEFVRMMSR from the exons atgggAAACGGGCTAGAATCTCTCCTCATGAAG TGTTGCAAGTCTACAAATCAAATCCTCCGTTCATTGTCAGTTCACAGTGACGTTTGC GACcgagagctgaggccagaggaACTGGACG AGTTGCGGGATGCTTTCAAAGAGTTCGATAAGGACAAAGATGGCTTCATCAGCTGTAAAGACCTCGGGAACTGCATGAGGACCATGGGATACATGCCCACCGAGATGGAGCTCATCGAACTGAGCCAGCAAATCAACATGAATC TGGGTGGACATGTGGATTTTGAAGATTTTGTGGAGTTAATGGGACCCAAACTTCTGGCTGAGACCGCTGATATGATCGGTATAAAGGAGTTGAAGGAGGCCTTCAGAGAG TTTGACACCAACGGGGACGGGGCAATAAGCCTCTCTGAACTGAGAGAGGCAATGAAGAAGCTGCTAGGTCAACAG GTGTGTCCTAAAGACTTGGAAGACATACTCAGAGATGTGGACCTGAATGGAGATGGGCTGGTTGACTTCGAAG AGTTCGTCCGGATGATGTCTCGATAG
- the mlec gene encoding malectin — MATQRATAPWAAWLGTSVLSLLLYRCWADGGGPSLAERVIWAVNAGGEAHTDMHGIHFKKDPLEGKLGKASDYGVRLPILRSSPEDQVLYQTERYNEDTFGYEVPIREEGDYILVMKYAEVYFAQSQQKVFDVRLNGHVVVKDLDIFERVGHSTAHDEIVPFSVRRGKLSVQGEVSTFNGKLNVEFVKGYYDNPKVCALYVMKGTLEDVPKLQPHPGLEKREVLVEEEEEEEDPEVGEDSGKKSTSAAPKNRVQSGPRTPNPYAADNSSLMFPILVAFGVFIPTLFCLCRL, encoded by the exons ATGGCCACGCAGCGAGCCACGGCGCCCTGGGCTGCCTGGCTAGGGACCTCGGTGCTGTCGCTGCTATTGTACCGGTGTTGGGCTGACGGTGGGGGGCCCAGCCTCGCCGAGCGAGTTATATGGGCAGTGAACGCTGGAGGGGAagcgcacacagacatgcacggcATCCATTTCAAAAAGGATCCCCTGGAAGGGAAACTCGGAAAAG CCTCTGATTACGGCGTGCGCCTGCCTATCCTGCGCTCGAGTCCAGAGGACCAGGTTCTATATCAGACGGAGCGCTACAACGAGGACACTTTCGGCTACGAGGTGCCCATCCGAGAAGAAGGGGACTACATATTAGTCATGAAGTATGCAGAGGTCTACTTTGCTCAGTCTCAGCAAAAG GTGTTTGACGTGCGTCTCAACGGCCACGTGGTGGTAAAAGATCTGGATATCTTTGAGCGTGTGGGTCACAGTACAGCCCACGACGAAATAGTCCCCTTCTCCGTCCGCCGGGGCAAGCTGAGCGTTCAGGGAGAGGTTTCCACCTTCAATGGCAAGCTCAACGTGGAGTTTGTTAAG GGTTATTACGACAACCCCAAAGTCTGCGCTCTCTACGTCATGAAGGGAACACTAGAAG ATGTACCGAAGCTCCAGCCCCACCCAGGCTTGGAGAAACGcgaggtgttggtggaggaggaggaagaggaggaagacccTGAGGTAGGGGAGGACAGCGGCAAGAAGAGCACCTCCGCAGCGCCCAAGAACCGCGTCCAATCAGGGCCCCGGACACCCAACCCCTATGCCGCCGACAACAGCAGCCTCATGTTCCCCATCCTTGTGGCGTTTGGCGTGTTCATCCCCACACTGTTCTGCCTCTGTCGGCTCTGA
- the si:ch211-170d8.2 gene encoding uncharacterized protein si:ch211-170d8.2 — protein MACPRTLLCFFTVVTSASGLMDRLGETREYMSPLPQTGEESYRSNPRLHMVKRLKREVMDAHRQPCAELNAPWRESTAQPAEGATLLRLRVRSFAQGGPRSAVFPGKSLFNFVRRAYRCCQEGFLCRNVKGIQGHLREGAHAEFLLSPDVLSMPIVRAELHLQIFHQQHLSIHPALLFLAKRNLPTRYEVWPRGDMVELKVDLLPLFQGLADTAAAGGGRGGASSLMNMLRWGVRSRGGPPQAPGQQSLQDTDEDDVWGEGLSRRPPPPPLELGLALSCSHEGQAVPCEHAGLRLSHMPFIALSY, from the exons ATGGCGTGCCCCCGGACCCTACTGTGTTTCTTCACGGTGGTGACAAGCGCCAGTGGACTTATGGATCGGTTAGGTGAAACGAGGGAATATATGTCACCGTTACCACAAACCGGAGAGGAATCCTACAGGTCGAACCCGCGTTTACACATGGTGAAGAGATTGAAGAGGGAGGTGATGGATGCGCACCGGCAACCCTGCGCTGAGCTGAACGCTCCCTGGAGGGAGAGCACCGCGCAGCCCGCGGAAGGGGCCACGTTACTACGCCTCCGCGTTAGGTCGTTCGCTCAGGGAGGACCTCGGAGCGCTGTTTTCCCAGGGAAGTCGCTTTTTAATTTCGTCCGACGGGCGTATCGCTGCTGTCAGGAAGGGTTCCTGTGCAGAAACGTAAAAGGCATCCAAGGACACTTGCGCGAAG GTGCACACGCAGAGTTCCTCCTAAGCCCAGATGTGCTATCAATGCCCATAGTGAGAGCTGAACTTCATCTGCAGATTTTCCACCAACAACACCTTTCCATTCACCCTGCGCTGCTGTTCCTGGCGAAGCGCAATCTCCCCACAAG ATACGAGGTGTGGCCACGGGGGGACATGGTGGAGCTCAAGGTGGACCTACTGCCTCTCTTCCAGGGGCTGGCGGACACCGCAGCAGCtggtggaggaagggggggggcctCCAGCCTGATGAACATGCTGCGGTGGGGGGTGCGATCCAGGGGGGGTCCCCCACAAGCACCAGGCCAGCAGTCACTGCAGGACACTGACGAGGATGATGTGTGGGGGGAAGGCTTGAGCCGCAGgccgccaccccctcctctAGAGCTGGGCCTGGCCCTCAGCTGCAGCCATGAGGGACAGGCCGTCCCCTGTGAGCATGCAGGCCTGCGTCTCTCGCACATGCCTTTCATCGCTCTATCGTACTGA